From a region of the Pseudanabaena sp. ABRG5-3 genome:
- a CDS encoding YqiA/YcfP family alpha/beta fold hydrolase, with the protein MNYLYLHGFASSPNSYKATYMQQRFAELGLTLHVPDLNLTDFSKVTLSEQLAYLDRTYLQNHEPIAVIGSSLGGFLAVQLAAQNPLVQKLVLFAPAFGFGDRITQNIGAENVAQWEQEGSREFYHYGLKRNVNLQFQFLVDAQKYSEAQLTRSLPILIFHGIHDEVVPAALSEEFAKKRSQVILKLLNDDHALGSDLINIWQDTKQFLEIS; encoded by the coding sequence ATGAACTATCTTTATTTACATGGCTTTGCTTCTAGTCCCAATTCCTATAAAGCCACCTATATGCAGCAAAGGTTTGCGGAATTAGGACTAACCTTGCATGTGCCAGATCTGAATCTCACTGATTTCTCCAAAGTTACCCTTTCTGAGCAGCTAGCCTACCTCGATCGCACCTATCTCCAAAACCATGAACCGATCGCTGTAATTGGTTCGAGCCTCGGTGGATTTTTGGCTGTACAACTCGCCGCTCAAAATCCCTTAGTTCAGAAATTAGTCCTATTTGCCCCAGCATTTGGCTTTGGCGATCGCATTACGCAGAATATCGGTGCAGAAAATGTCGCGCAATGGGAGCAAGAGGGCAGTCGCGAGTTCTACCACTATGGATTAAAACGTAATGTAAATTTACAATTTCAGTTTTTAGTTGATGCTCAAAAATATTCAGAAGCGCAACTCACGCGATCCCTACCAATTCTGATTTTTCATGGCATCCACGATGAAGTTGTACCAGCAGCTTTGAGTGAAGAATTTGCCAAAAAGCGATCGCAGGTAATCTTAAAATTACTCAATGATGATCATGCCCTTGGTAGTGATTTAATAAATATTTGGCAAGATACCAAACAATTCTTGGAAATCAGCTAG
- the cysE gene encoding serine O-acetyltransferase, producing MIKTLQADFKIIFERDPAARNWLEVLLCYPGLHAIWLYRFAHWLNMLKLPVIPRMISQMARFFTGIEIHPGARIGKGAFIDHGMGVVIGETAIVGEYVLIYQGVTLGGTGKESGKRHPTLGDNVVIGAGAKVLGNIEIGSNSRIGAGSVVVKSVPPDCTVVGIPGRIVHRHGVKVSALDHSQVPDPEGDVIRSLIGRVEQLEKNAELHSLHPVNNYIIDSELLKNVRPRHLVPSEHFERHQEYEGFSEGGGI from the coding sequence ATCATCAAAACGCTGCAAGCCGACTTCAAGATCATTTTTGAACGTGATCCTGCTGCCCGTAACTGGCTAGAAGTCCTGTTATGCTACCCCGGACTCCATGCCATTTGGCTCTATCGCTTTGCCCATTGGCTAAATATGCTCAAGCTACCTGTGATCCCTCGGATGATCTCGCAGATGGCAAGATTCTTCACAGGCATCGAGATTCACCCTGGAGCAAGAATTGGTAAGGGTGCATTTATCGACCACGGTATGGGCGTAGTAATCGGCGAAACAGCGATCGTTGGTGAATATGTATTGATTTATCAAGGTGTTACCCTTGGTGGTACTGGGAAAGAATCAGGTAAGCGTCACCCCACCCTTGGCGATAACGTGGTTATCGGCGCAGGAGCCAAGGTACTCGGCAATATTGAAATTGGCAGCAATTCACGGATTGGTGCTGGCTCTGTCGTTGTCAAATCCGTTCCTCCCGATTGCACGGTAGTGGGTATCCCTGGACGGATTGTACATCGTCATGGTGTCAAGGTTTCGGCACTCGATCATAGTCAAGTTCCCGATCCTGAAGGTGATGTCATTCGTTCTCTCATTGGTCGCGTAGAACAACTAGAGAAAAATGCCGAGTTGCATAGTTTACATCCTGTCAATAACTACATTATTGATTCAGAATTGCTCAAGAATGTCCGTCCGCGCCATCTCGTACCTTCCGAGCATTTTGAACGTCATCAAGAGTATGAAGGATTTTCCGAAGGCGGCGGTATTTAA
- a CDS encoding amino acid ABC transporter substrate-binding protein, translating to MDHQFRSRRQGFRYYWKHLWHRILSSQMSKQFWQRPIAWLITGLSLFLCLFALAACEPIPTPEQVSGNAAGNRDYLKTVLKRGKLNCGVSGELPGFSFVNKEGKYSGLDVDICRAIAAALFDNPDAVQFRNLNAKERFTALQSGEVDVLSRNTTWTLSRDTSSRLSFMPVVFYDGQGLMVRKDSNIKEIGDLKEADICAQTGTTTEQNLADQMRKRNIPYKPVVYEEVNATFNAYQSGRCKAITADRSALVVRRTRLADPENHVVLDFVISKEPLAPAVSDGDSKWSDIVKWIIFSAIEAEDLDISSANLAVQLQSKNAEVRRFLGVDGSLGKDMGISNDFAVKVIKHVGNYAEIYDRNLGKDSTFKLPRGQNELWRNGGLMYAPPFR from the coding sequence ATGGATCACCAGTTTCGATCGCGTCGTCAAGGTTTTCGGTACTACTGGAAACATCTCTGGCACAGAATTTTGTCTAGCCAAATGTCCAAGCAATTCTGGCAACGCCCGATCGCTTGGTTGATCACAGGATTAAGTCTATTTTTGTGTTTATTTGCTCTCGCCGCCTGTGAGCCAATCCCAACTCCTGAGCAAGTGAGTGGTAATGCGGCGGGAAATCGTGACTACCTCAAAACCGTATTGAAGCGAGGCAAGTTAAATTGCGGAGTTAGTGGCGAATTGCCCGGATTTAGCTTTGTCAATAAAGAGGGCAAATATTCGGGGTTAGATGTTGATATTTGTCGGGCGATCGCTGCCGCACTATTTGATAATCCCGATGCAGTGCAATTCCGTAATCTTAATGCCAAGGAACGCTTTACCGCTTTGCAGTCGGGGGAAGTTGATGTGCTGAGCCGCAATACCACATGGACATTGAGTCGTGATACGAGTTCGCGCCTTTCGTTTATGCCCGTAGTTTTTTATGATGGACAGGGGCTAATGGTTCGCAAAGATAGCAATATTAAGGAGATCGGCGATCTCAAAGAGGCTGATATTTGCGCCCAAACAGGGACAACTACTGAGCAGAATCTCGCTGACCAAATGCGTAAGCGCAACATTCCCTATAAGCCCGTCGTATATGAAGAGGTCAATGCTACCTTTAATGCTTACCAGTCAGGACGTTGCAAGGCAATTACTGCCGATCGCTCTGCCTTAGTAGTGCGCCGTACCCGTCTCGCCGATCCTGAGAATCATGTAGTTTTAGATTTTGTCATTTCTAAGGAACCACTTGCACCAGCCGTGAGTGATGGTGACTCGAAATGGTCAGATATTGTTAAATGGATTATTTTTTCAGCGATCGAGGCAGAGGATTTAGATATTTCTTCAGCTAATTTAGCAGTGCAATTACAAAGCAAGAATGCGGAAGTGCGCCGATTTTTAGGTGTGGATGGCAGTCTCGGTAAGGATATGGGGATTAGTAATGACTTTGCGGTAAAAGTGATCAAGCATGTAGGCAACTACGCCGAAATTTACGATCGCAATCTTGGTAAAGATAGTACTTTTAAATTACCGAGAGGACAAAATGAACTCTGGCGAAATGGTGGTTTAATGTACGCTCCACCATTTCGCTAA
- a CDS encoding HEAT repeat domain-containing protein yields MITLETNNLTKLTSLFTSEPTDGEAYADAYYQDIADRLFQQGSEGWLYLEKVLPFYDQQSRDNPLDLLNQARVRAILFALSQVKSPRKKAEIISLLESYLEDFRPNIVAEVIDGLCYQKAKKYNMRVLSLLNHPSPFVRGSVLRFFATLYPEQALPILLRSLNDSDPIVRENAADELGDLGYDDAIHPLQTLLQREEDQNVRESIEAALESLLN; encoded by the coding sequence ATGATTACACTTGAAACAAATAATTTAACCAAGCTTACATCCCTATTTACATCAGAACCGACCGATGGAGAAGCTTATGCGGACGCTTATTATCAGGATATCGCTGATCGCCTGTTTCAACAGGGAAGTGAAGGCTGGTTATACCTAGAAAAGGTACTTCCATTCTACGATCAGCAATCTCGCGATAATCCTTTAGACTTATTGAATCAGGCTAGAGTTAGAGCTATTCTATTCGCCTTATCTCAAGTTAAGTCACCACGTAAAAAAGCAGAAATCATCAGTTTATTAGAAAGTTATTTAGAAGATTTTCGTCCAAATATTGTCGCAGAAGTGATCGATGGTTTATGTTACCAAAAAGCAAAAAAATATAATATGCGCGTATTATCGCTTTTAAATCATCCATCTCCTTTTGTACGTGGTAGCGTTTTAAGATTTTTTGCTACACTCTATCCAGAACAAGCTTTACCGATTCTATTAAGGTCTTTAAATGATAGTGATCCAATTGTTCGAGAAAACGCTGCTGATGAATTGGGTGATTTAGGCTATGACGATGCTATTCATCCATTACAAACACTTCTTCAAAGAGAAGAAGATCAAAATGTCCGAGAATCTATTGAAGCAGCTTTAGAAAGCTTGTTAAATTAA
- a CDS encoding ABC transporter substrate-binding protein yields the protein MQNLNRRKFIGFSTLFLLGACGAQTTQSTSTSGKSKVVFWTMQLKPQFDKYMTDLIAAFVKENPTAEVEWVDVPWGEMETKILSSVAAKTAPDVVNLNPQFASKLAEKKALVDMAATISETDKSSYFPNIWKANQLDTATFGLPWYVATDITIYNRSIFEKAGLDPAKPPKTFEELTKVSEQIKAKTGKYAFLLTMDGGQVLEAMVQMGMKLLDANGKAAFNDAAGKAAFDYWGNLFEKQLIPREILTESHRKAIELYQSGELAILLTGPQFLKTVALNAPEVAKVTDVGAQITGSTGKKSAAVMNVAVPSTSTNQALAVKFALYLTNAENQLSFSKIENSLPSTIKSVSDRYFTEAAKDAPLLDRARVISASQLAQSEVLIPPAKDIEKLRKIIYEELQLAMLKEKPSDKAIASAAERWNSL from the coding sequence ATGCAAAATCTCAATCGTCGTAAGTTTATTGGATTCTCTACTCTATTTTTACTCGGAGCCTGTGGAGCGCAAACTACACAATCTACAAGCACTTCAGGCAAAAGTAAAGTCGTCTTTTGGACAATGCAATTAAAGCCGCAATTTGATAAATATATGACGGACTTAATTGCTGCCTTTGTCAAAGAGAACCCAACGGCGGAAGTGGAATGGGTGGATGTGCCTTGGGGAGAAATGGAAACTAAGATTTTAAGTTCTGTCGCAGCTAAAACAGCTCCTGATGTGGTAAATCTCAATCCTCAGTTTGCCTCCAAACTAGCAGAGAAGAAGGCGTTAGTCGATATGGCAGCAACCATTTCTGAAACTGATAAATCGAGCTATTTCCCAAATATCTGGAAAGCAAATCAATTGGATACTGCTACCTTTGGCTTGCCTTGGTATGTGGCAACGGATATCACTATTTACAATCGTTCTATTTTTGAAAAGGCAGGGTTAGATCCCGCCAAGCCTCCTAAAACTTTTGAGGAACTTACTAAGGTTTCGGAACAGATTAAGGCGAAAACTGGTAAATATGCTTTCCTATTAACGATGGATGGTGGTCAGGTTCTCGAAGCAATGGTGCAGATGGGCATGAAGTTGCTTGATGCCAATGGCAAGGCTGCCTTTAATGATGCGGCGGGTAAAGCTGCCTTTGACTATTGGGGCAATCTATTTGAGAAGCAATTGATTCCCCGTGAAATTTTGACAGAAAGTCATCGTAAAGCGATCGAACTTTATCAATCGGGCGAGTTAGCAATTTTATTGACGGGCCCACAGTTTTTAAAAACAGTAGCTCTGAATGCGCCAGAGGTCGCCAAAGTCACCGATGTGGGTGCACAAATTACAGGCTCAACGGGCAAAAAGAGTGCGGCAGTGATGAACGTGGCTGTACCATCTACATCGACAAATCAAGCCCTTGCCGTCAAGTTTGCGCTCTATTTAACTAATGCGGAAAATCAACTTAGCTTTTCCAAAATTGAAAATTCTTTGCCATCAACGATTAAGAGTGTGAGCGATCGCTATTTTACAGAAGCCGCTAAAGATGCGCCATTACTCGATCGCGCCAGAGTTATTAGCGCCTCACAACTAGCGCAATCTGAGGTTTTAATTCCTCCTGCTAAGGATATTGAGAAATTGCGGAAGATTATTTATGAGGAATTGCAATTGGCAATGCTCAAGGAAAAGCCTAGCGACAAAGCGATCGCTTCGGCTGCGGAACGTTGGAACTCTTTATAA
- a CDS encoding sensor histidine kinase, whose product MLSASPDLIALARSQIILLTQSLGAVASAMYITENVADGMPPNLIEVAVFPEEGAIALPEAFAAENYPILSMGTSGLVRQRRFILPLIYEEAILGFLMTGREDRDWFDYEQSQIQQIANTLAIACALDRRNQWLTANQQRNYEEQSNFLASLLHQLRNPLTAIRTFGQLLSRRIVADDPNQKFVTGILRETQHIQDLLSEADRPAPLLLSEAEHEKALLPAAMELEAVDLSEILDGITNFASAIAQERNIQFLSNIPSHLPKVLGNESALREAIGNLVENALKYTPERGYVLLGADVKPDTVYIYVQDTGVGIPDADLPRLFERNFRGRQAEGEIAGTGLGLAIANELVQKMEGSIHVISQVGKGSTFAVTLKRSL is encoded by the coding sequence ATGCTCTCCGCAAGTCCCGACCTCATAGCCTTAGCGCGATCGCAAATTATTTTACTGACCCAGAGCTTGGGGGCAGTAGCTAGTGCTATGTATATCACTGAAAATGTAGCGGATGGGATGCCGCCCAACTTGATCGAAGTTGCTGTTTTTCCAGAGGAAGGGGCAATCGCGCTGCCAGAGGCTTTTGCGGCTGAGAATTATCCTATTTTGTCGATGGGGACTAGTGGTTTGGTGAGACAACGTCGCTTTATCTTGCCATTAATATATGAAGAGGCAATTTTAGGTTTTTTGATGACGGGACGGGAAGATCGGGACTGGTTTGATTATGAACAATCGCAAATTCAACAAATTGCCAATACTTTAGCGATCGCCTGTGCGCTTGATCGCCGCAATCAATGGTTAACAGCAAATCAACAACGCAATTACGAAGAACAAAGTAATTTTCTCGCTTCTCTACTGCATCAACTCCGCAATCCACTTACCGCCATTCGTACCTTTGGTCAGTTACTATCGCGGCGGATTGTTGCTGATGATCCTAATCAAAAGTTTGTAACGGGAATTTTACGTGAAACTCAGCATATTCAAGACTTGCTAAGTGAAGCCGATCGCCCCGCGCCACTCTTACTATCAGAAGCCGAACATGAAAAGGCGCTCTTACCTGCCGCGATGGAACTTGAAGCAGTAGATCTTAGTGAAATTCTGGATGGAATTACTAACTTTGCTAGTGCAATCGCCCAAGAACGGAATATTCAGTTTTTATCAAATATCCCTTCCCATCTGCCCAAGGTTTTAGGAAATGAGTCTGCCCTCAGAGAAGCGATCGGTAATTTGGTGGAGAATGCTCTCAAATATACGCCTGAACGGGGCTATGTCTTGTTAGGTGCAGATGTGAAGCCTGACACAGTTTATATCTATGTTCAAGATACGGGTGTGGGTATTCCTGATGCGGATTTACCGCGCTTATTTGAACGTAATTTCCGTGGTAGACAGGCGGAGGGTGAGATTGCAGGTACGGGATTAGGACTAGCGATCGCTAATGAATTAGTCCAAAAAATGGAAGGTAGTATTCATGTAATTAGTCAAGTGGGTAAGGGCAGCACTTTTGCCGTGACCCTCAAGCGATCGCTATAG
- a CDS encoding heavy metal-responsive transcriptional regulator, with the protein MQAQEELKQIGAIAKESGIPIKTIRYYEELGLLESSGRTEGGFRLFANNVINRLSFIKRSQSLGLSLSEIKEFLSIHDQGELPCVYVKVKLQDKIAEVDRQIQQLLTLRSDLEALLVGEPLVSENAETICPIIELAEVKESAGHNGMASLKKY; encoded by the coding sequence ATGCAAGCTCAAGAGGAACTCAAACAAATTGGTGCGATCGCCAAAGAAAGCGGTATTCCTATTAAAACAATTCGCTATTATGAGGAGCTAGGTCTATTAGAATCATCAGGAAGAACTGAAGGTGGATTTCGACTATTTGCAAATAATGTAATTAATCGCCTCAGTTTTATTAAACGTTCTCAAAGTCTAGGCTTGAGTTTATCGGAAATCAAAGAATTTCTATCCATCCATGATCAAGGCGAGTTACCTTGTGTTTATGTCAAGGTCAAACTCCAAGATAAAATCGCTGAAGTCGATCGCCAAATTCAGCAGTTACTAACTCTACGTTCTGACTTAGAGGCACTCCTTGTTGGTGAACCGCTAGTCTCTGAGAATGCTGAAACAATCTGCCCCATAATTGAACTTGCCGAAGTAAAAGAATCAGCAGGTCATAATGGTATGGCTTCCCTAAAAAAATATTAG
- a CDS encoding heavy-metal-associated domain-containing protein: MTIQLNTPTLACASCVNTVTAAIKNVDANAEVQANTKTKLIVVETQASELAIREALINAGYPAS, from the coding sequence ATGACTATTCAACTCAACACCCCTACTCTTGCTTGTGCTAGCTGTGTCAATACAGTTACAGCCGCAATTAAAAACGTTGATGCTAATGCAGAAGTTCAAGCTAACACCAAAACGAAACTGATTGTTGTCGAAACTCAAGCATCTGAGTTAGCAATTCGGGAAGCTCTCATCAATGCTGGTTATCCAGCATCCTAA
- a CDS encoding phycobiliprotein lyase yields MNALEFFQKSAGKWRSQRTTHHLAFRRAERGGSEILVNPLNADDPKVIEICQMHEIEPANAIGGAYVKWDGTMAWDKDDGETHSGETVFALVPDDETGRKGKLLREVGYAEVMPVIGRYEIDDEEALVLITDYPSMSSYERFWFPAPNVRVRASTVQRFGGFSQATFCTEQLISEDPVETGASANSQPAIASVFGW; encoded by the coding sequence ATGAACGCATTAGAATTTTTTCAAAAGAGCGCAGGGAAATGGCGATCGCAACGTACTACCCATCACCTCGCCTTCCGTCGTGCTGAGCGAGGTGGTTCTGAAATTTTGGTTAATCCCTTAAATGCTGACGATCCTAAGGTTATCGAAATTTGCCAAATGCATGAAATTGAACCCGCTAATGCGATCGGTGGAGCCTATGTGAAATGGGACGGCACGATGGCATGGGATAAAGACGATGGGGAAACCCACTCAGGGGAAACTGTATTTGCCCTTGTGCCAGATGATGAGACAGGACGCAAAGGCAAGTTGTTACGGGAAGTTGGCTATGCGGAAGTAATGCCTGTAATTGGTCGTTACGAAATTGATGACGAAGAAGCACTAGTGCTAATCACTGATTACCCATCGATGAGTTCCTATGAGCGTTTCTGGTTCCCTGCACCGAATGTGCGCGTGCGGGCTAGCACGGTGCAACGCTTTGGTGGCTTTAGTCAGGCGACTTTCTGTACTGAACAACTGATTAGTGAAGATCCTGTTGAGACTGGAGCAAGTGCTAATTCTCAACCAGCGATCGCCTCAGTTTTTGGTTGGTAA
- a CDS encoding cupredoxin domain-containing protein, whose translation MLKKTTFFATLVGIGFLFGAISGAIASEKMSDDHNMQTETGKPTQFKAIDQPLANKIIVTVVGAGLIGAEIWWFLLSKPKSKKAEAESGIQEVTVVVDGGYEPSRIVVNAGQLVRLNFLRRDPSSCLEEVRIADFHIAQYLELNKTTTIEFTPPKAGNYEFACGMNMFRGAIEAK comes from the coding sequence ATGTTAAAAAAAACAACATTCTTTGCAACTCTAGTGGGTATTGGCTTTCTATTTGGCGCTATCTCTGGGGCGATCGCTTCAGAAAAGATGTCTGATGATCACAATATGCAAACTGAGACTGGTAAACCTACGCAGTTTAAAGCGATCGATCAACCACTAGCAAACAAAATTATTGTTACTGTGGTTGGTGCTGGATTAATCGGTGCAGAGATTTGGTGGTTTCTCCTCAGTAAGCCTAAGTCTAAAAAAGCCGAAGCTGAATCTGGTATTCAAGAAGTAACTGTCGTTGTTGATGGTGGTTATGAACCTTCAAGAATTGTCGTCAATGCTGGTCAACTTGTGCGCCTCAACTTTCTCCGTCGAGATCCTAGCAGTTGCTTAGAAGAGGTGCGAATCGCTGATTTCCACATCGCCCAGTATCTAGAATTGAATAAAACCACAACAATCGAATTCACGCCGCCCAAGGCAGGAAACTATGAGTTTGCCTGTGGCATGAATATGTTTCGCGGTGCGATCGAGGCAAAATAA
- a CDS encoding metallophosphoesterase family protein encodes MALKFKFAIASDLHIALPHTIWQHPARFHLVEYSIPAFEEVLSHLATLDLDFLLLPGDLTQHGEPENHQWLAERLTKLPYPVYVIAGNHDVPRVETFDQFTPHYTKFGFKEGISEPNKLYYECEVLPNVRLIGLNSNRFDEEGQQIGWIDEEQLEWLQTVLDRKDYELNLVTIHHNVLEHMHDQSRNALGKRYMLGNTQQLCEILHRANVKMVFTGHLHVQDIAYSDRYDLYDITTGSLVSYPHPYRVLNYISDDLGDRLEVESFRVKSIPEQADFLHFSREWMGSHSHPFVLRLLTHPPLNLPLEVAEKMTPDLRYFWAYIADGDADFHFPHFPKVAQEYFEAFSDVPPKDNNVTLNLKRSLTMRST; translated from the coding sequence GTGGCACTTAAGTTTAAATTTGCGATCGCCTCGGATTTGCACATTGCATTGCCCCACACGATTTGGCAACATCCTGCGCGATTTCATCTTGTCGAGTACAGCATTCCCGCCTTTGAAGAGGTGCTGTCCCATCTGGCTACCCTAGACTTAGATTTTTTGCTACTACCTGGAGATCTCACTCAGCATGGCGAGCCTGAAAACCATCAATGGCTAGCTGAGCGACTTACAAAGCTTCCCTATCCTGTCTATGTCATTGCAGGGAACCATGATGTACCAAGGGTCGAGACCTTTGATCAGTTTACGCCCCATTATACAAAATTTGGATTCAAAGAAGGAATTAGTGAACCCAATAAACTCTATTACGAATGCGAAGTATTGCCTAATGTGCGGTTAATTGGATTGAATTCTAATCGCTTTGATGAAGAAGGTCAGCAGATTGGCTGGATTGATGAGGAGCAGTTAGAGTGGTTGCAGACTGTTCTCGATCGCAAAGATTACGAATTGAACTTGGTGACGATTCATCATAATGTGCTGGAACATATGCATGACCAGTCCCGCAATGCTCTCGGAAAGCGCTATATGCTGGGTAACACGCAGCAACTATGTGAGATTTTACATCGGGCTAATGTGAAGATGGTTTTTACAGGACATCTCCATGTGCAGGATATTGCCTATAGTGATCGCTATGATCTCTATGACATTACCACTGGTTCCCTCGTGAGCTATCCCCATCCTTACCGTGTTCTAAATTATATTTCCGACGATTTAGGCGATCGCTTAGAAGTAGAATCTTTTCGCGTGAAATCAATTCCTGAACAGGCGGATTTCTTACATTTCTCGCGGGAATGGATGGGCAGTCATTCCCATCCTTTTGTGTTGCGACTACTTACACATCCACCCCTCAATTTGCCTCTAGAGGTTGCTGAGAAGATGACTCCTGACCTGCGTTACTTTTGGGCTTATATTGCCGATGGCGATGCTGATTTCCATTTCCCTCATTTTCCAAAAGTGGCTCAGGAATATTTTGAAGCCTTTAGCGATGTGCCACCTAAAGATAATAATGTGACGCTAAATCTCAAGCGATCGCTTACCATGAGATCAACTTAA